Part of the Micropterus dolomieu isolate WLL.071019.BEF.003 ecotype Adirondacks linkage group LG22, ASM2129224v1, whole genome shotgun sequence genome is shown below.
ATCACATGTTCACATGTATTTGACTATCACATGTTCACATGTATTTGACTAGAGGTTATTCACAGTGTGACTCTGACAGTAAAACTCAGGTCTATAACAAACCGGGGTTTAGCCTGTTGCAATATTTCCAACTGGAGCTTAGGGTCATGGAACATAAACAGCAGATGACTGGTCTTGTGCTTGGAAATACACTTGTTATTTTTCCCATTTGAAGTCTTCTTAAAAATAATATTGGAGCTCTTAAAAAAATGCAATACAGTGAAACTCCAAACCTGTCTGTGATAACTGTGTAACTTATTTTGATAGATAAATCTCATAATAATGTCGGTCAGATTGAACTTTGGCTTATTTTTGGGAAAATTCGGTTGAGGACGCTTCTTTCACCCTCAGGTTTAAAGGAAGGAGTAATCATAAGCGCAGTTCTTTTGTTCTAATGACATTTTACAGGCGTCAACTGACTTGTGACCTTTTAAAGACCCACATCCCCCTCATAGGTATGTCGCCAGAAGACTGAAAATAAGATCTTAAAGAGCCTTTTGTCTGGTAACCGTCTGATAACTCTGCTTCCATTTAGATACCCGTTTACCTCAAAGCTGCTTtagataaaataaatttttgtgTTGTTCGCACACTGTTAATAGTTCATTGCTGAATGCATTCTTTACAAACAGAACCAGTGATAATATTTGACCCCAAACTTCTCCACACCCCCAGAGGAGCAATGACTCACAAAGGCATTTAAACCAGATACTGTTGAGATGATGTTGAAATTCTAGCTCATGGTACTGTAGCAATACTTAGTCACAATGTACATGGAGCATAAGAGTGCATTTATTTGGTAAATACTAGCTGTGTCGATGGATAATAAGCCTATAATTTCTATTATATGAGAGTTGTaagaaaacaaaccacacaGAACAACAGTGATTACACTTTGAGACACAGGTTTGATCAGCTGTGTATAGGGAAAAGTAGCAGTATCTACTGAGATCAAAGTGGGAGCAATGTTAGCATTGGGGAATGCTGAAATCCAGTCTCATCCCGCTCAGTATGACACAGACTCTTTCTGGTTACTGTCTCTCCCCCACAGGGACTTCCTACTGCTCACCACTGAGCAGAAACCATTGGAGGTGATTCATGACAACAGTCTCAGGCATGGGGGGAATGACTTAGCCATTATTTTTGCCAACCCTCAAGACAAGGCTAGGAATTATCTCCTCTTATTAGAGTTTTGTTTATGACGTCTTAAATCTCTGCGTACATAGTGAATCTTCAcaaatatttccatttcattcaCTTCACTTGGTACCGCCTCATCAGTTATGATCTGCATTTATTGCAAACCCAGGTGAGAAAACACAGAAGATCAACTGCTGACGCAACTTATCTCCCATTACTACAGTAATCACTCTGTGGGTAAAACATCTCTTGCAAACCAACGCGCTCATGTGCACACAAACCACACTTTCTGTACAGCCTACTTTCCGTTTCTCTTCAGGAAGCTCGTGCGTTGTTCAGCAGCCCTTAGGCGTCTCTGTTATGCAAATGAGCTGTCTGAACTCTCCATGCCGTTGCCGAGCGGCACTGCTTTCCAAGCAGgtggaaaaaaatgtgtaattgtaAATGTCATCTGTCTATATCTCCCATGTACAGTCATACTCCTTCAGAAAACCTTTGCTTGTAGGATACAGACTGTTCAGAAGTTGAGAGAAGTATTTCAATGTTTGCTGCAATGACACCCGGTTCAAACCACACACTGGCAATCTCAAGGAAAGGTATGTACTCCTAAATAATAACTCACCTTAAAATAATAGTACTTGAGCTTTACATTAAACTGAGAATGAAGTCTCATTGTccattgtgattatttttttaggGATTGAAAGAAATTGCTGCGTACTGTACAGACAACAGAAACCCAAATCTGAGAGGATCTGCCACTTTTCAGGGTCAAGGACAAAGGATCACAGACATACAAAATCACCCTGCCTCAAGACCTGTCTGACGTTTTGCTTCAAGGTAAGCACTGTGGTGGATCACTAGTGTGGTCACTCACCAGAACTGGTcggtttttatgttgtttttgttttttttctcaccaGAACTTGTCTTTTACTGATGCCTGACATCAGTGTGACATAGCAGTAGGAGGTCAATGTAAATAAAAGTTTGCCTGTGAATGGACTTTTGACGTAGTGGATTCTGAATAGTTTTTGTGGACCAAGTTAAAATATTGTGATTTAACAGTAAAGACACATTGTACAATATATGTTAAGACATACACACATGAATGATCAGGTTTTTCTTGCTGCAGCACTATTAAACTATTACAGTGAGAACACTGAGCTACTTTTAGTTTCTGGTTGACGCCTCCTGGAAAATAAGCAAATTAGACAGTTAAAATACAGCCTCACTGCATATGTTGGGAAATGAATGCTGGTTgtcttcatcagctgtttgtgtggATTTGATTAGGACCGGGTGAGGATGGAGCAAAGGGAACCATCAGTGGATTCTCATGCTGAAGGGACTGAAGGAAGACTCAGGGAACTGGCTTCAAAGTGGTTCATAGACACTCAAGTGCCACTCATCGTCCGCAATGGCTTCTTCCCCACTTGGTTCTTGGGGTTCATCACGAGAAAGTAAGTATTCGTTGATTTCATTAAATGTACAATAGAAATCTTACGTTGACTATGAGTAAAGTTTTTGTTTCCTATCAAATAACTTTCCCGAACTTTAACGCTCAATATTTGTATATCATTTGTTTGTGACAAAAGAGATCCCATTCCCTGAAGTGCCACTATGTCCTCTTTTTATATAGAATTTCAAAATACAGACTAGTAACAAATGACCAGCAGCATTTTTAACATAGAAAGAGTTTTTTATTGTcaagcaaataaatgtatatgGTTTATTACTTAAGCTCTTTTATTTTAAGTCAGAATGTATTAAAGTATAAGTCAGAGTGTACATCAGGTGAAGTAATATTTAAGCAAAGCAGAGTCTGTTCAGTGCTGAAACCAAAATGCACCATTGTCATGTCTGGAAGATTGCATATTCAACTACCTACACCTACATAAAGAGCACATGGGACATTTTTGTCAGAACTTGTGTATTAGTAAATAACAGGTTTATGGAAAACACACGTAACTAAATGGATTTTCCTTTGATGCGATGTAATTTCCAAGGTGAATTATGCGATCCGCCTCACTTTGCTCAAATTGCTCCTTACTGTTCCTGTAAACACAGGCCAAATGGGCTTTTGGAAAACATTTGTGCTAAAATGTTTTGAGGTTCCTGTTGTAAAGTTCATCATGGTTTATCTACAGAGATGCTGAAGAAATACTCAGAGATAAGGAGCTGGGCTGTTTCCTGATCCGTCTCAGTGATAAGGCCATTGGATACATTCTGTCTTATAAGTGAGTATTGGTTTACTCTGAACAACCTGTTGCAAAATCAGAAACCACTATAAAAACTGAGCATGTTGTTTTAATACAAACTTTACTTTGTGCCAAATCTTCTCtctgtatttaatgtttaactgCTTATAATATTCATTTGTTATTGCAAATAGTGGATCTATGTAAATCAATATTGCACAAATTTTAAAGTACAGTATTTAGGTAATCACTATTGTAAAAAGCCCATGATGTGAGAAATGTGTCCCAAATCTGCTGTAGTTATATTTCTGGTATAAGTATATTATACATAAACACATTACATCAGTGGATATCCATGCTCCAAAAGTCACAAATCAGATGTTTCATTGGTAATACAGAATTAAACATCTTACTGTTTTCATCTTGTCTGAACCAAAGATATTATTTCATCATCAGATAATTTTAACCAAACACACTTTAGAATTGTTAACACTTTTCAGCCGAAGAAACCcatgtgattttgtgttttttaaattaaatgaaatgtctgACTTTTGGACACAAAACTAGACTGCTCTAGTGATAACATGGGGCCAACAAGAATGTGTTGTGGAGAACCATGGCtttaacaaactttttttttcctgttgcaGAGGCAGTGATCGGTGTCGACATTTTGTGATAAACCAAAGCGAATCAGGGCAGTTTGTGGTCTGTGGCGACACTGAACAACATGACAAAGTCTCTGATCTCATAGAATACTACAAGACAAGCCCCATCGAGCCCTTCGGAGAGTACCTGACATCCTCGTGTTTTGAGGTGAGACAAAACTCCTTAGTCACTTTCTTTAAGTTACATTGATCAAGAATGAAGGTCTAACTGGCATTTTGTTCTTGCAGGCACTGAATGAAGGACTTTATGATATCATCCAGGTGAACCCTAAAGAACAGCCTGTGGGCACTGTCAGAGCTGTGAAGAACACGCGAAAGCAACAGATGAACCCAGCTCAAGAGCAGCCTCCCACACGGCCACGAAAGAACAACAGGACACTAGAGGCGAGTGCAGTCCCTAAATTACGGGGAGTTTATTCTAACCAATATGTTTCACTGAAATTGTTACTGTGTTAAATATCTCCAAGCGGACTTAAAGAACCTTTCTTGTTTTGTAAAACAGGAAGTACCACCTTTACCTCGGAGGAACAGGCACCTTGATGGCCTGAACGATCAGGACAGGGTTTTGTATGCTCAGCTCAGGAAGCAATCACCCAGGGAGATCCACATCTGTCAGGACCATTTACCTGGAGATAATCCGGGGAGAGCTGAGAGATCCACAACCCAGAGTCAGAACATAAGCAGGTGTAGACCTCCATCTGAACCGGACTCTGTTTACTCTGAGCTCGACCTGCTGGACAGCAAGAGCAGGTCTCTACCGCTTCTGAACAACAACAGCTCTGACAGAGAGCAGTACAGGCTGAGTGCACCCCCCAACACGCCTCCGAGACTTTCCCCTAAGCCCTTCAGACAAGCCACTCGCTATAGCCCACCACCAGAGAAGACAGACTCGTGTAGCAGACCGAGCAGCACCCATAGCCTGGAATACATGAGTGACAATGCTGTCTATCACCTAGCCGGCAGGCCTGATAGCCCACACACTACATCGTTTGAGACAAGAACATCGTCAGAGCAGTCACAGTCCCTGTATGCTGAGGTCACCAGTGAAGCCCTCGTTGCCCGCTTCCCCCAAGAAAATACATACGAGCTGATTCCTGGCCTTGTGGACACAGCCAAACTTAAACCCAACCGTCTGGAGGACATGGGACCCAAACACAACCACTCATCCTGGGGGTTAAAGGTTAGTAATGTGGTCAAAATGCTTTCATTGAAATATTTTAGTCTCCAAAAGTTGAATTTAATGTTCGTCCTATTTATTTAATgctgaaccttttttttttctacctcCTGCAGAATGAAAAATGGAAATGGCTGTTCCCTGAAGTCAAGAGGAAATGGTGAAGAGGTTACCTTACCTGCTACAGAAGAAAATAATCACTAATTTTTCTCTGACACTACAGTGGTCCAGCCTGATGCACAATCTGTGAAAGCTTCTCTTTTATATATTCATCATGGGCTTACATGCTCATAGCTATTCAAATgacttctgtatttttttattttaatttttaatgtatttatttaaaaaattatgaTGCATTCACAACTTCTTTTCCACGTGTACGCAAATGTCCTAAATACAACATAAATTGTATACAGACATTTTACAAAACTAATAATGTCATTAAACACAAATCCATCAATGagaaattaaaaaaggaaaattattttctttactaCTGatctttaaaattattttgactACAAGCTGCTACCATCAATACTGCACTTCTTTCACAGGAAACTTTATTTGCATACTGATTTCAAAACCTTGTATATGGCAGCAACGGGGAAGTTGGTCAAAGACgtttaaatgtcatttattaTCTTCTATCTTCTGCTGCTCTTTTACTACATAATTATAGTTTTAGCAGTAGTCACTAAAACGACAGTGTAGGTAATACGTCGATTTTCTGTGTACTAAAAGGCTTTCCATGCTCATAGTTATCTTTATAAGCAATAAAATACAGGAACAGCTGCAGTATAATTGTATGTGCAGTGTAGAACTTGTGTGGCAGAGGTAAAGAAATAAGGTATTTCCCCTGCAAGTGATGAAATGCAAATTTGAACCCActcaaatatcaaaacattCAAATGGAAGATCAacaatattttgacatttctgtcattttctctttcaCAACTTAGATTCAGATGATAACATGTCACTGGAAAACAGTAGGAAATGTGTGTTACTTCTTAACAGACAAATAAGATGTCATAAGTGCCTGATTGTGTATCATTGGGTTTCTGTACCTGTGAGTAACACTCACAAAACTACAACAATGTACTAGATACACTATTATATAACAGCACCATTTTGTATGCTGTGGTATGGATAGCCAAAAGTGAATTACAATAACTCAAGAGATTACAAACACAGTATACAGTACACCAAAAAAATCTCTTATTGGTAACACTCCCTAATTAGCCTTTGTTAGCAGCATATGAAAATAACTAAGTTAATGAATGATTCATAACACCGTATAAACAAACTTTACAGTGTGTtataaaaatttacttttacatgAACAAATATTAACAGGTGTGTGTTCAAAACATGGAACATTAAGAAGtattttttcaaatatattctttttataatatatttctatataataataataataataatatataccatataatattttaaaataaatacataaatacctCAATGCTATGATGAGAAGTGTATTATATTATGTtgtcattcatcatcagtttatACACAAGTGAGGGGTTACAAATACATAAGACACTTAACAGTTTGTCTGTGTTAGCAACTGTACATGGTAATGTGGGTAGTGTTAAAGGATCACCAccttgttttaaataatttgtcaaTTTCAAGAAATAGTAAACATGCAATAATTACTGATACAGTACACAGCAACACCAACTTGGATAATAATCTCTTAATCTGCCAGCGAGCAGTTAGTAAGGCCCCATTGCCGCTATGCTGAGCAAGTTTAAGGCACCATCTTAAATCAGatcaaattaaaacagacaagGTCCCATGGAGTGAAATCAGCGTGACTTTCACACACTCCTTGGCCACTCTCAACATCAGAAACAGTTGCTTACAGTAATGGGTGCTTTACAGCCCCCAGTATCACATTGCACCAGAAGCTTCTCTGCAGGAATCATAATTAACAGATGTTCTCTGTGAGACCGGTAATTAACAAAGTCACCCAGTCAGCACTGGATTGCCCTGAATATTTGATACTGCCCTCATAAAGGGAACTGGAGAAAATGGGATGAAGAATTAACTGGCTGCTCTGATGACTGCACACTGCTTAACAAACTTCTACAGCCTCCTCTGTCAagtaaaaataacttttaatttttCATAGATGGCAGCGTCCCTGAGAGCAATCATACCATCTACCAATGCGGCTCTATTTTATACACTcatattttttgattttgatctgcatatgcatgttttgtttttgtctgctgtGACACACAAGATCCAGCTTGAACAATTAAACCATCACATAAAACTTGTTGCAGCGTTCGCTATTTCCAGTAGCTAACAGAAAAGAAACTGTACTTGAGAAGAAATGGTCTAGGCAAATTATGGTATTTTGCTTAAGCCTGCAGCTAATGTCCCAATTTCTACTTTGTAACTGTTGCGTATTTGTCAGACTCAGCATCAATTAACTAGGTcatatttattttgcagacaTTTCACTTGGCAGCAAAGACGACTCAGATGTGACTCTTAGCACATGTATGGCCTGAATATCTTGA
Proteins encoded:
- the LOC123961408 gene encoding SH2 domain-containing protein 7-like, with the protein product MFAAMTPGSNHTLAISRKGIERNCCVLYRQQKPKSERICHFSGSRTKDHRHTKSPCLKTCLTFCFKDRVRMEQREPSVDSHAEGTEGRLRELASKWFIDTQVPLIVRNGFFPTWFLGFITRKDAEEILRDKELGCFLIRLSDKAIGYILSYKGSDRCRHFVINQSESGQFVVCGDTEQHDKVSDLIEYYKTSPIEPFGEYLTSSCFEALNEGLYDIIQVNPKEQPVGTVRAVKNTRKQQMNPAQEQPPTRPRKNNRTLEEVPPLPRRNRHLDGLNDQDRVLYAQLRKQSPREIHICQDHLPGDNPGRAERSTTQSQNISRCRPPSEPDSVYSELDLLDSKSRSLPLLNNNSSDREQYRLSAPPNTPPRLSPKPFRQATRYSPPPEKTDSCSRPSSTHSLEYMSDNAVYHLAGRPDSPHTTSFETRTSSEQSQSLYAEVTSEALVARFPQENTYELIPGLVDTAKLKPNRLEDMGPKHNHSSWGLKNEKWKWLFPEVKRKW